AACTAAACACTAAATTAAAACAAATATGAAAAATTTTTCACTATTTAAAATCTGCTTGATTTTAGGTTTGTTTTTTCCTTTGGCAATTGCCGCCCAAGGAGTCATTACAGGAACTATAATAGAAGCAGGAACCAATGCTCCTTTACCAGGAGCTAACATTATTATCAAGGGAACTACTAATGGTGCTATTTCTGATTTTGATGGAAAATTTAGTATCAATGTAGCTGCATTTCCAGTAACGGTTGTCGTATCGTCGGTGGGATTTAATTCTAAAGAAGTTATAGTAACTTCATCTAAAAGTATTAAAGTCTTGCTTCAAGAAGGTGTTTCTTTGGATGAAGTTATGCTAATTGGGTCAAGAAACCCAAGTAGAACATCGGTTGATACAGCTGTGCCTGTGGACGTTATTGATATGGCCGAATTAACGACTGCTGGTCCTCAAGTATCTGTGACGCAAATATTAAATTATGTGGCGCCATCATTTTCATCGAATACTCAAACGGTATCAGATGGAACAGATCATATAGATCCTGCACAATTAAGAGGTTTGGGCCCCGATCAAGTATTGGTGCTGGTAAATGGTAAAAGAAGGCATACATCTTCTTTGGTAAATGTTAATGGAACTCCAGGGCGTGGATCAGTAGGCACCGATTTAAATGCGATTCCAGCTGCATCTATAAAAAGAATTGAGGTGTTACGAGATGGTGCTGCAGCACAATATGGATCTGATGCCATTGCTGGTGTTATTAATATTGTATTAAAAAATAATGTTAATGAATTAACAGCCACAGTAACAACAGGTGCTAATATCTCGAAAAATGCTAACGACCATGATGGGGGTATAGATGGAGAAAAAACTCAAATCGACATAAATTATGGCATTCCTTTAGGCGATAATGGAGGCTTTATAAACTTAACAGGATCTTTAACATCGCGTAACCGTACGTCTAGAGCCAAAGCTTTTAGTGGTCGAATTTTTAATGAATACAACGCCATAGAGTGGCAGGCTAGTAATGCTGGTTTCAATTTATCCGAATTAAGAACTAACCTAGGTGCTATTCAAACTTTTGCTCAATCAGTCCCTTATTTTGATAACGCCTTAAAAACACAAATAGCGAATGCGAATAGTATAGAAGAATTATCGGGATATAATGTAGCAACAGGAGTGCAAGGAGCAGGGATATTAAAAGGAGTAGGAGATTTTACTGATCAAGAACTAGCTGTTAGAGGTCAAACCCGTAATGATTATAATATGAGTGTTGGTCAATCTGGTTTAGATCAAGGGCAGTTTATGGGGAATCTTGAGATTCCATTTGGTGATAAAGAAAATGAAACTAAGTTTTATGCTTTTGGAGGATTGTCCTATAGACATGGTGATGCTTCTGGGTTTTATAGAGCACCTGGAACTGGTTCAGGTAGAGGAAATACATTAGCTTACATTAATGGTTTTTTACCAGATATAGAGTCGGATATTATCGATAAATCTTTAGGATTTGGGATTAGCGGAAAAATTAATGATTGGAATGTCGATTTATCTCATACGTGGGGAAAAAACACTTTTGCTTATATTATTACTAATACCACTAACTTCTACTTGCAGGCATCTTCACCTACTGAATTTGAAGCAGGTTTAAATGGATTTCAACAAAATACAGTTAATCTAGATGTATCTAAATTTTATGACGATATTATGTCTGGATTAAATGTAGCTTTTGGAGCCGAATATAGAGTTGAAAACTTTTTTATTGAAGCTGGTGAAGAATCATCTTACGAAAGATATGATATTAATGGAGAAATCGCATCAGGAGTAGCAATAAGTGCTACTCCTGCTTTGAAAGTTACTGATTTTTATGGTGATCAACCTTCTGAAGGGGCGCAAGTTTTTAAAGGTTTCACCCCAGAAAATGTGATTGATGCGAATAGAAACAGTATGGCGTTGTATGTAGATGTTGAAGGTGATATTTCTGAAGAATTTTTGTTGAGTGGTGCTGTTCGTTATGAAGATTTTAGCGATTTCGGAAGCACTTTAAATGGTAAGTTAGCCATGCGTTATAAATTAAGCCAAAATACAAATTTAAGAGGTGCGGTAAGCACTGGGTTTAGAGCACCTTCTTTACATCAACAGTTTTATAGTAAATCAAACACGCTATTTAACGATCAAGGTATTTCTCAAGAAGTTGGTACATTTACTAATAATTCTAGAGCCGCCAAATTGTTTGGTATTCCCAAACTAAAAGAGGAGACTTCTTTTAATGCCAGTTTAGGGTTTACGTCTAAAATACCTAGTGCTAATTTAACACTTACTGTGGATGGATTTTATATTGCGATAGACGATAGAATTACTTATACTGGAAACTTTTCTAACCCTAATGATGGGAGTGCCTTAAGTGATGTTTTTGATAATCTAGATATTGGTCAAGCTGCATTTTTTGCAAATGCCATAGATACAGAAACAAAAGGAGTAGATGTTGTTATAGCACATAAAGCGAATGTAGGTAAAGGTAAATTAACAAATAATTTAGCTGCCACTTATTCTAAAACCACTAAAGTAGGAGCCACTAAGGGTAGTGATATACTAAAGAATGCTGGTTTATTAGAAACGTATTTTGACGAGAGTTCTAGAGTATATTTAGAATTAGCCGTACCAAGAGTGAAAGCCAATTTAAGTCATAACTTAGACATGGGTAAATGGAATTTCTTTTTAAGAAATGCATTTTTTGGAAGTGTTGAAGATACAGGAACTTTAAATGATGGATCTGGTAATCATCCAGTTATTGGGTCTGTTGTTGTAACAGACTTGACCATAGGATATAACTTTAGCGATGCCTTAAGATTAACGGTTGGAGCTAATAACTTACTAGATGTGTATCCAGATGAATTACCTGGTTATTTAACTTCAAGTAATCAATTTGTATATTCAAGACGGGTATCTCAATTTGGGAACAACGGACGTTATGTATTTGGTAGATTAAGTTTTAATTTGAAATAGAAAATATAGTTTTTAAACAAAAAGAAGCTGTCAGAAAAGTGTATTTTATTTACTTTGTCAGGTTGAGCTTGTCGAAACTGATATTAATTATCAATAAGTTTAAATATTTCGACAGGCTCAATATGACACAGAATAACACTTTTCAGGCAGCCTTTTTTATTTTTATTCAATTATAAACTAAATAGTTTCTTCTTGAATTATTTCATTTGAGGTTGTTTTACTTCTTATCCACATTTTTAATTGCATAGTTAAAAAGAATAATACAGGTACTACTATTAAAGTTAAAAACGTTGCTACAAATAAGCCGTAAATAACGGTCCAAGCTAATGGTCCCCAGAAAATAACGTTATCACCACCAAAATAAATGTGAGGGTTAAACTCGCTAAATAGCGTAAAGAAATTAATGTTTAAACCAATGGCTAATGGTATTAAACCTAAAATAGTTGTAATAGCTGTTAGTAATACAGGACGCAGACGTGCTTTACCTGCTTGTACGATGCTGTTAAATAAATCTTCTTTTTCTAGATATTCATCTTCATCTAAACCTCTATCATATTTTTTTCTATCAATAAGAAGTTGGGCATAATCCAACAGAACAACTCCGTTATTTACCACAATACCTGCTAGTGATATAATACCCATCATGGTCATCATAATTACGAACGCACTACCAGTAATAACAATACCACTAAACACCCCAATTAAGCTTAAAAATATAGCAAGCATGATAATTGCTGGTTTTGAAAATGAATTAAATTGGAAAATAAGAATTAAAAATATTAAGAATAATCCAGTAAAAAAAGCGCCCATTAAGAATGCCATTTGCTTATTTTGCTCCTCAATTTGTCCTGTATAATCTATTTTTATATTTTTAGGTAATTCATTGAACTCTTTCATGACATGCTGAACTTGTTTAACTACTGCGCCTGCATCAGTATAACCTGGTGCTAAGGCAGAATATACAGTAACTACTCGACGTACATCTCTGTGTTTAATGGAACTAAATCCAGAGGTGTTGGACTGTTTAGCCACAGCAGATACGGGTACTTCTTTAATTTGTCCAGAAGCCATATCTCTAAAGGTTATTCTTTGATTAAAAATAGCACTAGAGTTATATCTATTTTCTTCATTAAAACGAACATAAATATCATAATCGTCGCCATCCTCTTTATATACTCCCGCTTTGGCTCCAAAAATAGCATTTCTTAATTGTTGCCCCACTTGCGAAGAACTAATGCCTAATTCGCCTGCTTTTTCTCTATCGACAACCACTTGCATTGCTGGTTTGTCTTTATTAACATCTATTTTTAATTCATCAATGCCTGCAATACTTCTAGAGTTGATAAAGTCTCTCATTCTTTCGGCTGTATTAATAAGCTCCGAATAATCATCACCTTCTAATTCTATATTAATTGGCGCACCTGCTGGTGGTCCGTTAGCATCTTTTTCAACCGAAATTAATACCCCTGGATAGATCCCAACTAAAGCCTCTTGTACCTTTTGACGCATTAATTCACTGTCTTCTCCTTCTCTGAATTTATACTCACGCATAGAGGCAGTGATTTTTCCTTTATGAGGCATTTCTGCGGCTGAACCACCATCGGTTTGAGGGTTTCCAGCTCCTTCACCTACTTGAGATACGGCACTTTCTACCATAAAGTTATAGCCGTCTTTATTATACATGTCTTCATTTAAAACATGATAAACCTTCTTTTCTATTTCTTTAGTAATGGTATTGGTTTTTTCAATATCGGTTCCTTCAGGATATTCAATATAAACTATAATTTGATTTGGTTTATTGTCTGGGAAGAATTCTACTTTGGTTCGTTGTGTTCCCAAAGAAATTCCAAATACTATAAAGGATATAATAAGCAGCACAAAAGTTCCAATACTTATAAAATAAGGTCTCTTTCCTTTTAAGGCACTTTTTAATGATTTTTCATAAATGTTTTCAAGTTTAACAAGTGTTTTATTTTGAAAACGATTTGCCATTTTACGAAGGATTAAACGGTATACCCACAGCATGATGGCCGTGAAAATCATAAGAGAACCTAACGCTTTATAATCACCACCAATTATAAGAATAATGAGCCCTATAATAGAGATTGTAGCCGTTATATAAATAATGCGTTTTACAGGCATGTCTTTGTCTTCCACCGTCATAAACTGCGAAACTAATACGGAGTTGAAAAATATAGCAACAAATAAAGAGGAGCCTAAAACCACGGATAATGTTATTGGGAAATACACCATGAATTGTCCCATAACTCCTGGCCATAAACCTAAAGGAATAAAGGCAGCTACAGTGGTTGCTGTTGAAATAATAATAGGGAAAGCAATTTCACTAATCCCTTTTTTAGCGGCATCAACTCTGCTCATACCTTCTTCGTCCATAAGCCTATAAACATTTTCAACCACCACAATACCGTTGTCTACTAACATTCCGAGACCCATGATGAGTCCGAAAAGAATCATGGTATTCATAGTGTAGCCTAATAAGCTTAAAATCATCAAGGACATAAACATAGACATGGGTATAGCAAACCCAACAAACAAGGCATTTTTAAATCCTAAAAAGAACATTAAAACGGTTACAACTAAAATGATACCAAAAATAATGTTGTTTACTAAGTCATCAACCTGTCCAATAGTTTTTGAAGATTGATCATTAGTAATAGTAACTTTCAAGTTTTTTGGGAATACGTTTTCAATCGCATTATTTTTAATAAGTTCTATTTTTTCGGCAGCCTCCACCATGTTTTTACCGGCACGCTTTTTAACATCAAGCATGACAACTGGTTCACCAAACTCGCGAGCATAAGTTGTCTTATCTTTTTCTTTAAAACTTACATCAGCAATATCTTTTAAATAAATAGGGTTATTATGTTCCGACTTTACAACAAAATTTTTCAAACTATTGGGGTTATCTATTTCTCCAATAATTCTAATGGTTCTTCGCTGACCACTGGCTATAAAATTACCAGCAGACATGGTCATATTTCCTTGGCTAATAGCACCTATAACATCGTCAAAACTCACTTGAGATGCCATCATTTTATAAATATCTACGGCTACTTCAACTTCTTTTTCTTGAGCACCACGAATATCTACTTTTTTAATTTCGGTTAAATTTTCTATTTCATCTTGAAGATATTCTCCAAACTCTTTTAGTTTTTCAATCGGGTAATCGCCAGAAATATTAATGTTAAGAATAGGCATTTCTTCAGACATACTCAACTCAAACACATTCGGTTCTACTTTAGCACCATTAAATGTGGGCCAATCTTCACCTGAAGTTTCAGAATCTATTTCGTCCTTTACCTCTTGTTTGGCTTGTTCTACGGTAATATCTTCATCAAATTCCACAATAATCATAGAGTAATCCTCTTGTGATGATGAAGTTATTTCTATCGCATTGCTTACAGTTTTAAGTCTGTCTTCAAGCGGATCTGTAATTAGTTTTTCAATATCTTCAGCTGTATTTCCAAAAAATGGCGTGCTGATATAAATTTTAGTTTCTTTAATTTCAGGAAAACTTTCTCTAGGCATTTTAAAATAAGCTGAAATACCTAAAAAGAGAATCATAGCCATCGTCATGTAAATGGTGGTTTTATTATGTATCGCCCACGATGATAGTTTGAATTCTTTATCGACTTGTTTTTGTTGTTTCGTCATGATATTGTCTTTAGTCTATAGTCTTTAGACGTTAGTTTTTATTGTTTGTTTTGAGATGTTTTTGAAGGCTGATAATCATTTTTGATAGTTCTTCAAGCTTTTCTCTTAATTTTTTTTCTTGTTCAACTGAAATATAATTTTGTCTTTTTGCAATGGTTAT
The genomic region above belongs to Mariniflexile litorale and contains:
- a CDS encoding TonB-dependent receptor — encoded protein: MKNFSLFKICLILGLFFPLAIAAQGVITGTIIEAGTNAPLPGANIIIKGTTNGAISDFDGKFSINVAAFPVTVVVSSVGFNSKEVIVTSSKSIKVLLQEGVSLDEVMLIGSRNPSRTSVDTAVPVDVIDMAELTTAGPQVSVTQILNYVAPSFSSNTQTVSDGTDHIDPAQLRGLGPDQVLVLVNGKRRHTSSLVNVNGTPGRGSVGTDLNAIPAASIKRIEVLRDGAAAQYGSDAIAGVINIVLKNNVNELTATVTTGANISKNANDHDGGIDGEKTQIDINYGIPLGDNGGFINLTGSLTSRNRTSRAKAFSGRIFNEYNAIEWQASNAGFNLSELRTNLGAIQTFAQSVPYFDNALKTQIANANSIEELSGYNVATGVQGAGILKGVGDFTDQELAVRGQTRNDYNMSVGQSGLDQGQFMGNLEIPFGDKENETKFYAFGGLSYRHGDASGFYRAPGTGSGRGNTLAYINGFLPDIESDIIDKSLGFGISGKINDWNVDLSHTWGKNTFAYIITNTTNFYLQASSPTEFEAGLNGFQQNTVNLDVSKFYDDIMSGLNVAFGAEYRVENFFIEAGEESSYERYDINGEIASGVAISATPALKVTDFYGDQPSEGAQVFKGFTPENVIDANRNSMALYVDVEGDISEEFLLSGAVRYEDFSDFGSTLNGKLAMRYKLSQNTNLRGAVSTGFRAPSLHQQFYSKSNTLFNDQGISQEVGTFTNNSRAAKLFGIPKLKEETSFNASLGFTSKIPSANLTLTVDGFYIAIDDRITYTGNFSNPNDGSALSDVFDNLDIGQAAFFANAIDTETKGVDVVIAHKANVGKGKLTNNLAATYSKTTKVGATKGSDILKNAGLLETYFDESSRVYLELAVPRVKANLSHNLDMGKWNFFLRNAFFGSVEDTGTLNDGSGNHPVIGSVVVTDLTIGYNFSDALRLTVGANNLLDVYPDELPGYLTSSNQFVYSRRVSQFGNNGRYVFGRLSFNLK
- a CDS encoding efflux RND transporter permease subunit, whose protein sequence is MTKQQKQVDKEFKLSSWAIHNKTTIYMTMAMILFLGISAYFKMPRESFPEIKETKIYISTPFFGNTAEDIEKLITDPLEDRLKTVSNAIEITSSSQEDYSMIIVEFDEDITVEQAKQEVKDEIDSETSGEDWPTFNGAKVEPNVFELSMSEEMPILNINISGDYPIEKLKEFGEYLQDEIENLTEIKKVDIRGAQEKEVEVAVDIYKMMASQVSFDDVIGAISQGNMTMSAGNFIASGQRRTIRIIGEIDNPNSLKNFVVKSEHNNPIYLKDIADVSFKEKDKTTYAREFGEPVVMLDVKKRAGKNMVEAAEKIELIKNNAIENVFPKNLKVTITNDQSSKTIGQVDDLVNNIIFGIILVVTVLMFFLGFKNALFVGFAIPMSMFMSLMILSLLGYTMNTMILFGLIMGLGMLVDNGIVVVENVYRLMDEEGMSRVDAAKKGISEIAFPIIISTATTVAAFIPLGLWPGVMGQFMVYFPITLSVVLGSSLFVAIFFNSVLVSQFMTVEDKDMPVKRIIYITATISIIGLIILIIGGDYKALGSLMIFTAIMLWVYRLILRKMANRFQNKTLVKLENIYEKSLKSALKGKRPYFISIGTFVLLIISFIVFGISLGTQRTKVEFFPDNKPNQIIVYIEYPEGTDIEKTNTITKEIEKKVYHVLNEDMYNKDGYNFMVESAVSQVGEGAGNPQTDGGSAAEMPHKGKITASMREYKFREGEDSELMRQKVQEALVGIYPGVLISVEKDANGPPAGAPINIELEGDDYSELINTAERMRDFINSRSIAGIDELKIDVNKDKPAMQVVVDREKAGELGISSSQVGQQLRNAIFGAKAGVYKEDGDDYDIYVRFNEENRYNSSAIFNQRITFRDMASGQIKEVPVSAVAKQSNTSGFSSIKHRDVRRVVTVYSALAPGYTDAGAVVKQVQHVMKEFNELPKNIKIDYTGQIEEQNKQMAFLMGAFFTGLFLIFLILIFQFNSFSKPAIIMLAIFLSLIGVFSGIVITGSAFVIMMTMMGIISLAGIVVNNGVVLLDYAQLLIDRKKYDRGLDEDEYLEKEDLFNSIVQAGKARLRPVLLTAITTILGLIPLAIGLNINFFTLFSEFNPHIYFGGDNVIFWGPLAWTVIYGLFVATFLTLIVVPVLFFLTMQLKMWIRSKTTSNEIIQEETI